The Ahaetulla prasina isolate Xishuangbanna chromosome 4, ASM2864084v1, whole genome shotgun sequence genome has a window encoding:
- the PRR15L gene encoding proline-rich protein 15-like protein: MAENNYSWWKLTFLRKKKSTPKVLYESPDIYGVANDESLQEGMPADGSSGSRNEQEFNARLEKIVDKSTKGKHVKVSNSGRFKEKKKIRATLPENPNFFSDGERDDK; the protein is encoded by the coding sequence ATGGCAGAAAATAATTATAGTTGGTGGAAGTTAACCTTCCTCCGAAAGAAAAAATCAACTCCAAAGGTATTGTATGAAAGTCCAGATATTTACGGAGTGGCCAATGATGAGAGTCTACAAGAGGGCATGCCAGCAGATGGGAGCAGTGGAAGCCGCAATGAGCAGGAATTCAATGCTCGGCTAGAGAAAATTGTGGACAAAAGCACCAAAGGGAAACATGTCAAAGTTTCCAATTCTGGACGcttcaaagaaaagaagaaaatcaggGCTACTTTGCCCGAAAACCCCAATTTCTTTTCTGATGGAGAACGGGATGATAAATAA